A DNA window from Streptomyces sp. B21-083 contains the following coding sequences:
- a CDS encoding phage tail protein, with protein MRGSIDGLGSSAPIGAMLPAVFADDDLAQRFVGGLDDVVAPILNALDCLDSYFTPSLAPLDFTRWLGSWVGAEIDGSEPEERLRAAVAAAAYLHRVRGTRRGLSEAVRLAFGVIPEITESGGADWHARPLGPVPGDPRPHLHVALRLPDPTPADEHRLDSLVAAARPAHMPYTVKVTVAERTPER; from the coding sequence TTGAGAGGCTCCATCGACGGACTCGGCTCCTCCGCGCCCATCGGCGCGATGCTCCCGGCGGTCTTCGCCGACGACGACCTGGCCCAGCGGTTCGTCGGCGGTCTCGACGACGTCGTCGCGCCCATCCTCAACGCCCTCGACTGTCTCGACTCCTACTTCACCCCGTCCCTGGCCCCCCTCGACTTCACGCGCTGGCTCGGCAGCTGGGTCGGCGCCGAGATCGACGGCTCCGAACCGGAGGAACGGCTGCGCGCCGCCGTCGCCGCCGCCGCGTATCTCCACCGGGTACGAGGCACCCGGCGAGGCCTGTCCGAGGCCGTACGGCTCGCCTTCGGGGTGATCCCGGAGATCACCGAGAGCGGCGGCGCCGACTGGCACGCCCGGCCCCTCGGACCCGTCCCCGGCGATCCCCGCCCCCATCTGCACGTCGCCCTGCGGCTGCCCGACCCGACACCCGCGGACGAACACCGGCTGGACAGCCTCGTCGCCGCGGCCCGCCCCGCCCACATGCCCTACACGGTCAAGGTGACCGTCGCCGAAAGGACCCCGGAAAGATGA
- a CDS encoding CIS tube protein, whose amino-acid sequence MAKGSKGGKGGAGKSLVRATLAIHEPPIGYSTTPGALIKNFSFDFNPSQLSLSRRAQWKTTPTAAVRDGSLPEFQGPLPREMTVEIFLDSSDDPSSNSVLKKVEALFSCCETTAKSIAANQSSTPWVVFEWGSFSTARFTAYVSSVEATYSLFGTTGVPIRATCQVHLHEIPSKTKGQNPTSGALTAQRVHRVVAGDSLQSLAWREYGDATAWRAIAERNGLDDPGRLPTGLELILPAAEEASA is encoded by the coding sequence ATGGCCAAGGGAAGCAAGGGCGGCAAGGGCGGTGCCGGGAAGAGCCTGGTGCGGGCCACGCTCGCCATTCACGAGCCGCCGATCGGCTACAGCACCACACCCGGCGCGCTCATCAAGAACTTCAGCTTCGACTTCAACCCCTCCCAACTGTCGCTCAGTCGCCGCGCCCAGTGGAAGACCACTCCCACGGCGGCTGTCCGGGACGGCTCACTGCCGGAGTTCCAGGGGCCGTTGCCGCGCGAGATGACCGTCGAGATCTTCCTCGACTCGTCCGACGATCCGAGCAGCAACAGCGTGCTGAAGAAGGTCGAGGCGCTGTTCTCCTGCTGCGAGACGACCGCCAAGAGCATCGCCGCCAATCAGTCGTCGACGCCCTGGGTCGTTTTCGAGTGGGGGTCGTTCTCCACCGCGCGGTTCACCGCGTACGTCAGTTCCGTGGAGGCGACCTACTCCCTCTTCGGGACGACCGGTGTGCCCATCCGGGCCACCTGTCAGGTGCATCTGCACGAGATTCCCAGCAAGACCAAGGGACAGAACCCGACGTCGGGCGCGCTCACCGCGCAGCGCGTGCACCGGGTCGTCGCCGGGGACTCGTTGCAGTCGCTCGCCTGGCGGGAGTACGGGGACGCGACCGCCTGGCGGGCCATCGCCGAGCGCAACGGCCTCGACGACCCGGGCAGGCTGCCGACCGGGCTCGAACTCATCCTGCCGGCGGCGGAGGAGGCGAGCGCCTGA
- a CDS encoding GPW/gp25 family protein, with amino-acid sequence MAEQFVGSGWAFPLRIGPTGGIALVSGEREVEEAIRLVLATAPGERPMRPEFGCAIHDLVFAPVNEATAGRIQHEVYSSLDRWEPRIEVDDVEVTAGAEQGVLFIDVRYSIRGTNNPRSLVFPFYVIPSHEGPDASGDTGNSPESDR; translated from the coding sequence ATGGCCGAGCAGTTCGTCGGTTCCGGGTGGGCGTTCCCGCTGCGCATCGGGCCCACCGGGGGCATCGCCCTCGTCAGCGGGGAACGGGAGGTCGAGGAGGCCATCCGGCTCGTCCTCGCCACCGCGCCCGGAGAACGCCCCATGCGGCCCGAATTCGGCTGCGCCATCCACGACCTGGTGTTCGCGCCGGTCAACGAGGCCACCGCCGGGCGTATCCAGCACGAGGTGTACTCCAGCCTCGACCGCTGGGAGCCGCGCATCGAGGTCGACGACGTCGAGGTCACCGCCGGTGCCGAACAGGGCGTCCTGTTCATCGACGTCCGCTACTCGATCCGCGGCACCAACAACCCGCGCAGTCTCGTCTTCCCCTTCTACGTCATCCCCTCCCACGAGGGGCCCGACGCGTCCGGCGACACGGGCAACTCCCCTGAAAGCGACCGCTGA
- a CDS encoding VgrG-related protein, which yields MVQITFSSSISVKVGGAKLPDDIAPLLVGGWVDLGAGVPGAFRITFRDPKHLVLGELSVDFGTPVILAPVAAGKGAADPLITGEVTGMETDYDGTGTFTVIRGYDAGHRLMRQSRVAAFRNQTASDIVRKVVATAGVPVGKIQSTKTVYDFISQANVTDWDFLARLADESEMVMSLDAKGKFQFVKPDPASGAPPVSTPGEKSPFVLEGGVDILRCRAAVTSADQIAKVQARGWDVTTKRKLTATAPAGTTPLIGIGTTPKKASAPFKAGVLVETDTPYDRQSEVKFAADALADDVASAFAELEITVRGNPKLRPGIPVTLAKVGKPFEGKYTCTSVRHVFGDGDHYETLVTVSGRQWRSLFGLTSGDAATTAPRLPGVANALVTDVQDPLKQGRVKLQFPWLDDAYVSDWTRVVQLGGKGGGGIFPLDVGDEVLVSFDRGALDHPFVVGGLYNGRDEPTAVKDVKLHDPLKKKAIRHTLSDREGNRVDLLSQQTGLRKQGVRIASGNDRLTINLDRTKTEITVDSKGSVSIKGGTSVSVDAGTDLTLSARRAINIRSGGILNLQGRGIVSLKSLGGAVNVDALGALSLKAAGAASISTTGTIQINSVANVGIRAISVMLNGLVTVNNKPYPIP from the coding sequence ATGGTCCAGATCACCTTCTCCAGCTCCATCAGCGTCAAGGTCGGGGGCGCCAAACTGCCCGACGACATCGCCCCGTTGCTCGTCGGCGGCTGGGTCGACCTGGGGGCCGGGGTGCCCGGGGCCTTCCGGATCACCTTCCGCGACCCGAAGCACCTGGTCCTCGGTGAGCTCAGCGTCGACTTCGGAACTCCCGTGATCCTGGCGCCCGTTGCCGCCGGTAAGGGCGCCGCCGACCCGTTGATCACCGGCGAGGTCACCGGTATGGAGACCGACTACGACGGCACCGGCACCTTCACCGTCATCCGTGGCTACGACGCCGGTCACCGCCTGATGCGGCAGAGCCGGGTGGCCGCCTTCCGTAACCAGACGGCCTCGGACATCGTCCGAAAGGTCGTCGCCACGGCGGGAGTTCCGGTCGGCAAGATCCAGAGCACCAAGACCGTCTACGACTTCATCAGCCAGGCCAACGTGACCGACTGGGACTTTCTCGCGCGGCTCGCCGACGAGAGCGAGATGGTCATGTCCCTGGACGCCAAGGGGAAGTTCCAGTTCGTCAAGCCCGACCCCGCGTCCGGGGCGCCGCCGGTCAGCACTCCGGGTGAGAAGAGCCCCTTCGTGCTGGAGGGCGGTGTCGACATCCTGCGCTGCAGGGCCGCCGTCACCTCCGCCGACCAGATCGCCAAGGTCCAGGCCCGGGGCTGGGACGTCACGACCAAGAGGAAGCTCACCGCCACCGCACCGGCCGGGACCACCCCGCTCATCGGCATCGGCACGACCCCGAAGAAGGCCTCCGCGCCCTTCAAGGCGGGCGTACTCGTCGAGACCGACACGCCGTACGACCGCCAGTCCGAGGTCAAGTTCGCGGCCGACGCCCTCGCCGACGACGTCGCCTCCGCCTTCGCCGAGCTGGAGATCACCGTGCGGGGGAATCCGAAACTGCGTCCCGGGATTCCGGTGACCCTGGCGAAGGTCGGCAAGCCCTTCGAGGGCAAGTACACCTGCACGTCCGTACGGCACGTCTTCGGCGACGGCGACCACTACGAGACCCTCGTGACGGTCAGCGGACGCCAGTGGCGTTCCCTGTTCGGCCTCACCTCCGGCGACGCCGCGACCACCGCACCCCGGCTGCCCGGCGTCGCGAACGCGCTGGTCACCGACGTACAGGACCCCCTGAAACAGGGGCGGGTGAAGCTTCAGTTCCCCTGGCTGGACGACGCGTACGTGAGTGACTGGACGCGGGTCGTACAGCTGGGCGGGAAGGGCGGGGGCGGGATCTTCCCGCTCGACGTCGGGGACGAGGTGCTCGTCTCCTTCGACCGGGGGGCACTCGACCATCCGTTCGTCGTGGGCGGGCTCTACAACGGGCGGGACGAGCCGACCGCCGTCAAGGACGTGAAGCTGCACGACCCGCTGAAGAAGAAGGCCATCCGGCACACCCTGTCCGACCGGGAGGGCAACCGGGTCGACCTGCTCAGCCAGCAGACCGGCCTCCGCAAACAGGGAGTGCGCATCGCCAGCGGCAACGACAGGCTGACCATCAACCTCGACCGCACCAAGACCGAGATCACCGTGGACAGCAAGGGCTCCGTCAGCATCAAGGGCGGCACCTCCGTCTCCGTGGACGCGGGTACCGATCTGACGCTGAGCGCCCGCCGGGCCATCAACATCAGAAGCGGCGGCATCCTCAACCTCCAGGGGCGCGGGATCGTCAGCCTCAAGTCCCTCGGCGGCGCGGTCAACGTGGACGCGCTCGGCGCCCTCAGCCTCAAGGCGGCCGGTGCGGCGAGCATCAGCACGACCGGCACCATTCAGATCAACTCCGTTGCCAACGTGGGTATTCGGGCCATCAGCGTCATGCTGAACGGCCTGGTCACGGTCAACAACAAGCCGTATCCGATCCCGTAA
- a CDS encoding nuclear transport factor 2 family protein: protein MTIQTAKLSDPAVRAFVDAVNAHDREAFEAVLAPGATMSDDGSDRDLADWTEREIFSSHGHMDVANESREGRVLVANYSNDTWGEMRTKWSFTVDDGRILRFETGQA, encoded by the coding sequence ATGACGATTCAGACCGCCAAGCTCAGCGACCCGGCCGTCCGGGCCTTCGTCGACGCCGTGAACGCGCACGACCGCGAGGCCTTCGAAGCCGTACTGGCACCCGGCGCGACCATGTCCGACGACGGCTCCGACCGTGACCTCGCCGACTGGACCGAGCGCGAGATCTTCTCCTCCCACGGGCACATGGACGTCGCGAACGAGTCGAGGGAGGGCCGCGTCCTCGTCGCCAACTACAGCAACGACACCTGGGGTGAGATGCGCACCAAGTGGAGCTTCACCGTCGACGACGGCCGCATCCTGCGCTTCGAGACGGGCCAGGCCTGA
- a CDS encoding NADase-type glycan-binding domain-containing protein: MTSQSCAECGTRAEPGQSFCDACGAVLSWSDREERADREGREVGEGRAGQGGRAGSVRGAGAGDPVSVPAGEPAVAAGVREETRSGGGPSGSADAPAPGWDAFSRSGPGGAGVPRTALARLDEPAPAPSPRSTATAPEPPQGADADTLPQPAVPPGENTPAHSPTPASEPDDTAARARSLLVPVADPEPRTAPEPSVAPVLPGLPVADRPQVRTPGREPGVQGGLPCPWCATPNMPDRHFCGRCAMPMSGHGGGEPGRRLPWWRRLLDLRGGETPWAGDRPRLRRGFGRVWNWVVGALVLTLLVAAVMNFGDAVNGVRDHFAKRAPADPDKVTASRSYPGHKPELAFDKRSNTWWGPGVTQSGEGQWIEARFAEPTRLLDVLITPGVSARAETLSESALPKRVEAQITTADGKKTTRILNLDQGAGAQTRAFRVGSVTSVRFVILSAHAASGDKQVAIAEIEFFGRSNANGS, from the coding sequence ATGACCAGCCAGAGCTGCGCCGAATGCGGAACACGGGCGGAGCCCGGCCAGTCCTTCTGCGACGCCTGCGGGGCGGTGCTGAGCTGGTCCGACCGCGAGGAGCGGGCGGACCGCGAGGGACGGGAAGTGGGTGAGGGAAGGGCCGGCCAAGGGGGCCGGGCGGGCTCCGTCAGAGGCGCGGGTGCCGGCGATCCCGTGTCCGTTCCGGCGGGGGAGCCCGCCGTGGCGGCGGGCGTGCGCGAGGAGACGAGGTCCGGCGGCGGGCCGTCGGGCAGCGCCGACGCTCCCGCTCCCGGTTGGGACGCCTTCTCCCGCTCGGGCCCCGGCGGCGCCGGGGTGCCCCGCACCGCCCTGGCCCGGCTGGACGAACCCGCACCCGCCCCCTCGCCCCGGTCGACCGCTACCGCCCCCGAACCGCCCCAGGGCGCCGACGCGGACACCCTGCCCCAGCCCGCCGTACCACCGGGGGAGAACACCCCCGCGCACTCTCCCACTCCCGCCTCCGAGCCGGACGACACCGCGGCCCGCGCCAGGTCCCTCCTCGTGCCGGTCGCGGACCCCGAACCCCGGACCGCCCCGGAGCCGTCCGTCGCACCGGTGCTGCCGGGCCTCCCGGTCGCCGACCGCCCGCAGGTCCGTACCCCGGGCCGGGAACCCGGCGTACAGGGCGGTCTGCCGTGCCCCTGGTGCGCGACCCCGAACATGCCCGACCGGCACTTCTGCGGACGTTGCGCCATGCCGATGTCGGGCCATGGCGGCGGCGAGCCCGGCCGGCGGCTTCCGTGGTGGCGCCGGCTGCTGGACCTGCGGGGCGGCGAGACCCCGTGGGCGGGCGACCGCCCGCGACTGCGCCGGGGCTTCGGCCGCGTCTGGAACTGGGTGGTCGGCGCGCTGGTGCTGACCCTCCTGGTCGCGGCGGTCATGAACTTCGGCGACGCGGTGAACGGCGTACGCGACCACTTCGCCAAGCGCGCCCCGGCCGACCCGGACAAGGTCACCGCGTCCCGCTCCTACCCCGGCCACAAGCCCGAACTGGCCTTCGACAAGCGGAGCAACACCTGGTGGGGTCCCGGCGTCACCCAGTCGGGCGAGGGCCAGTGGATCGAGGCCCGGTTCGCCGAGCCCACCCGGCTGCTGGACGTCCTCATCACGCCCGGCGTCTCCGCCCGCGCAGAGACGCTCTCCGAGTCGGCGCTCCCGAAGCGCGTCGAGGCACAGATCACCACCGCCGACGGAAAGAAGACGACCCGCATCCTCAACCTCGACCAGGGCGCGGGCGCTCAGACCCGAGCCTTCCGCGTCGGCTCCGTCACCTCCGTACGCTTCGTGATCCTCTCGGCGCACGCCGCGTCGGGCGACAAGCAGGTGGCCATCGCCGAGATCGAGTTCTTCGGCCGGTCGAACGCGAACGGGTCGTAA
- a CDS encoding extensin: protein MPLARPAAVQLARPAPPQIQRVLSSAHALTTALPAPPRAARPAQALPVAPKAAPLRRPAPPAAGQPVVTPVRHPPASVPLPAPGSHSPGAGTPVQRAHSTPPAPPRPAMTSAAPAQPALPAAPTAVRIQRRAAPAPQTARPATQGTSRRTQHNQQAEQTQQTEWMECEPPPPFEVRELNDHQLDELTHRLIDRVTRKVRTELRLDRERIGKLRDPRR, encoded by the coding sequence GCCCCTCGCCCGCCCCGCCGCCGTGCAGCTCGCCCGCCCTGCCCCACCGCAGATACAGCGAGTGCTCTCCTCCGCCCACGCCCTGACCACCGCCCTGCCCGCCCCACCCCGCGCCGCCCGCCCCGCCCAGGCGCTCCCCGTCGCCCCCAAGGCCGCCCCCCTGAGGCGTCCCGCGCCGCCCGCCGCAGGGCAGCCGGTCGTGACCCCCGTTCGTCACCCGCCCGCCTCTGTCCCGCTGCCGGCGCCGGGGTCGCACAGCCCCGGCGCCGGCACCCCCGTACAGCGCGCGCACTCCACCCCGCCGGCTCCGCCGCGCCCGGCGATGACCAGCGCCGCCCCCGCCCAGCCCGCCCTCCCAGCCGCACCCACCGCCGTCCGCATCCAGCGGAGGGCCGCACCCGCACCCCAGACCGCACGGCCCGCCACCCAAGGCACGTCACGGCGGACCCAGCACAACCAGCAGGCCGAGCAGACGCAGCAGACGGAGTGGATGGAGTGCGAACCCCCTCCTCCCTTCGAAGTCAGGGAGCTGAACGACCACCAGCTCGACGAACTCACCCACCGTCTGATCGACAGGGTCACCCGCAAGGTCCGTACCGAACTGCGTCTCGACCGTGAGCGCATCGGAAAACTCCGCGACCCCCGTCGCTGA
- a CDS encoding putative baseplate assembly protein: MALPSPNLDDRRFQQFVDDAKRYIQQRAPEWTDHNVSDPGVTLVETVAHMADQIVYRLNRVPEKNHLAFLDLVGITLFPPSAARTDVTFWLSAPQEETVLLPPGTEAATLRTESEEAVVFATERELALVPCELRHLVVQSDGAPVADRTADLTEGKDVLCFAEAPSPGDCMLFGLSAAVPHCAVALDLDSRVDGVGVDPRQPPLLWEAWTEDGWAACEVHRDGTGGLNRPGDVVLHVPGGHTLSRTGGREAGWLRCRVTEPLNNQPFYTTSPTIRSAEAFTMGGTTRAVHADTVYDEALGESTGLPGQRLRLANSPVVGDDPPLLLQSAAGPEGWTDWQVVPHFSASAPDDRHLTLDAATGEIAFGPAVREPDGTLRQYGAVPPKGAVLRARRYRTGGGKGGNVARGAVQVMRSSIPYVSEVVNREAARGGVDGETVEEAKVRAPITLRAQERAVTLRDYEELARRAAPETARITCLEGDEGEHGAYAVRVLVVPQAVPDPGGRLRFEQLVPGDALLQRITRYLDERRLIGTRLAVGPPFYQGVTVVATVHAFRGVDTDRVRRQAHDALYRHLDPLTGGADGKGWPFGRPVQSGEVFAVLQRVPGVELVDEVQLHPADPLTGKRGEATNRIDLAPPSLVFSFDHRVRVIGDSS, from the coding sequence ATGGCCCTGCCCTCACCCAACCTTGACGACCGCCGCTTCCAGCAGTTCGTCGACGACGCCAAGCGCTACATCCAGCAGCGCGCCCCGGAGTGGACCGACCACAACGTCTCCGACCCCGGCGTCACCCTCGTGGAGACGGTCGCGCACATGGCGGACCAGATCGTCTACCGCCTCAACCGCGTCCCGGAGAAGAACCACCTCGCCTTCCTCGACCTCGTCGGCATCACCCTCTTCCCGCCCTCGGCCGCCCGCACGGACGTGACGTTCTGGCTGTCGGCGCCCCAGGAGGAGACGGTGCTGCTGCCGCCGGGGACCGAGGCGGCCACACTCCGCACCGAGAGCGAGGAGGCCGTCGTCTTCGCCACGGAACGCGAACTCGCCCTCGTCCCATGCGAGTTGCGGCACCTCGTCGTACAGAGCGACGGCGCTCCCGTCGCCGACCGGACAGCCGACCTCACCGAGGGCAAGGACGTGCTCTGCTTCGCCGAGGCCCCGAGCCCCGGTGACTGCATGCTGTTCGGGCTGAGCGCGGCCGTACCGCACTGCGCGGTCGCCCTCGACCTCGACAGCCGCGTCGACGGCGTCGGCGTCGACCCGCGCCAGCCGCCGCTCCTGTGGGAGGCGTGGACCGAGGACGGCTGGGCGGCCTGCGAGGTCCACCGGGACGGCACCGGTGGCCTCAACCGGCCCGGCGACGTCGTCCTGCACGTCCCCGGCGGCCACACCCTCTCCCGCACCGGCGGCCGGGAGGCCGGCTGGCTGCGCTGCCGGGTCACCGAGCCTCTCAACAACCAGCCCTTCTACACGACTTCGCCCACTATCCGGTCCGCCGAGGCTTTCACCATGGGCGGCACCACGCGTGCGGTCCACGCGGACACCGTGTACGACGAGGCCCTCGGCGAGTCCACCGGCCTGCCCGGGCAGCGGCTGCGACTGGCCAACTCGCCCGTCGTCGGCGACGACCCGCCCCTACTCCTCCAGTCCGCCGCCGGACCCGAGGGGTGGACGGACTGGCAGGTCGTCCCGCACTTCTCCGCCTCCGCCCCCGACGACCGCCACCTCACCCTCGACGCCGCGACCGGCGAGATCGCCTTCGGCCCCGCCGTCCGCGAACCCGACGGCACCCTGCGCCAGTACGGAGCCGTCCCGCCCAAGGGCGCGGTCCTGCGCGCCCGCCGCTACCGCACCGGCGGAGGCAAGGGGGGCAACGTCGCCCGGGGTGCCGTACAGGTGATGCGCAGCTCGATCCCGTACGTCTCCGAAGTCGTCAACCGGGAGGCCGCGCGCGGCGGCGTCGACGGCGAGACCGTCGAGGAGGCCAAGGTCAGGGCGCCGATCACCCTGCGCGCCCAGGAACGCGCCGTCACCCTGCGGGACTACGAGGAACTCGCCCGCCGCGCCGCCCCCGAGACCGCCCGCATCACCTGCCTGGAGGGCGACGAGGGCGAGCACGGGGCCTACGCCGTACGGGTGTTGGTCGTACCGCAGGCCGTACCCGACCCCGGCGGGCGGCTGCGCTTCGAGCAACTTGTCCCCGGGGACGCCCTGTTGCAGCGCATCACGCGCTATCTCGACGAACGGCGCCTGATCGGCACGCGGTTGGCGGTCGGGCCGCCCTTCTACCAGGGGGTCACCGTCGTCGCGACGGTGCACGCCTTCCGGGGCGTCGACACGGACCGGGTACGCAGGCAGGCGCACGACGCCCTCTACCGTCACCTCGATCCGCTCACCGGCGGCGCCGACGGCAAGGGCTGGCCCTTCGGGCGTCCCGTGCAGTCCGGCGAGGTCTTCGCGGTCCTGCAACGCGTCCCCGGCGTCGAACTGGTCGACGAGGTGCAGCTGCATCCCGCCGACCCGCTCACCGGCAAGCGCGGCGAGGCGACGAACCGCATCGACCTCGCCCCGCCGTCCCTCGTCTTCTCCTTCGACCACCGGGTGCGGGTCATCGGGGACAGCTCATGA
- a CDS encoding phage tail protein has protein sequence MSTDTDPGSTIFFTLTIDGESLGYFNGCEGLSSAVEIEHHQEGGNNGFVWALPSRVTFSNIRLTRPLTPDTSKVAAWISSVTTGVTRPTAQIAALRADGSEVARWGLIDVLPVSWQGPSLDPANPGVATEVLEITHHGFTD, from the coding sequence ATGTCCACCGATACCGACCCGGGCTCCACGATCTTCTTCACCCTCACCATCGACGGCGAGAGCCTCGGGTACTTCAACGGGTGCGAGGGCCTGTCGTCCGCGGTGGAGATCGAACATCACCAGGAGGGCGGCAACAACGGGTTCGTGTGGGCGCTTCCGTCGCGGGTGACGTTCTCGAACATCCGGCTGACCCGGCCGCTGACGCCGGACACCTCCAAGGTCGCCGCCTGGATCTCGAGTGTGACCACGGGAGTCACCCGCCCCACCGCCCAGATCGCCGCGCTGCGCGCCGACGGTTCGGAGGTGGCGCGCTGGGGGCTCATCGACGTACTGCCCGTGAGCTGGCAGGGCCCCTCCCTGGACCCCGCGAACCCGGGCGTCGCCACGGAGGTCCTGGAGATCACCCACCACGGCTTCACGGACTGA
- a CDS encoding DoxX family membrane protein, protein MTCDDRYDRRDLGLLLLRLGTGGVLAAHGAQKLFGWFGGHGLEGTGAFMESVGYAPGKASATASGLAETGGGTLLALGLATPAAGAAAAGAMVGATAVHAPNGFFNTGGGYEYAATLGLAAAGLAVTGPGRLSLDHALGHVLDRGWMVPAALAGTAAVTAVVVGARNRRVRERQQGTQETLFEE, encoded by the coding sequence ATGACCTGTGACGACCGATACGACCGGCGTGATCTGGGGCTGCTGCTTCTTCGTCTGGGGACGGGCGGGGTGCTGGCGGCGCACGGCGCGCAGAAGCTGTTCGGGTGGTTCGGCGGACACGGCCTCGAAGGCACCGGCGCCTTCATGGAGTCCGTCGGCTACGCGCCCGGGAAGGCCAGCGCCACGGCGTCCGGCCTCGCGGAGACGGGCGGCGGCACGCTGCTCGCACTGGGCCTGGCGACTCCGGCGGCCGGCGCGGCGGCGGCGGGCGCGATGGTGGGTGCCACCGCCGTGCACGCGCCCAACGGGTTCTTCAACACCGGCGGCGGTTACGAGTACGCGGCCACCCTGGGTCTCGCCGCGGCGGGCCTCGCGGTGACGGGCCCGGGCCGGCTCTCCCTGGACCACGCGCTGGGCCACGTACTGGACCGCGGCTGGATGGTCCCGGCGGCTCTCGCGGGCACGGCCGCGGTCACGGCAGTCGTCGTGGGGGCACGGAACCGGCGTGTGCGGGAGCGTCAACAGGGCACGCAGGAAACGCTGTTCGAGGAGTAG